In Penaeus vannamei isolate JL-2024 chromosome 14, ASM4276789v1, whole genome shotgun sequence, one DNA window encodes the following:
- the LOC138863984 gene encoding uncharacterized protein has protein sequence MHDNTYTKTQERFSNPIRHASYSHSMLSSRMRELCIRRTRCLSSPNSSRWYFYSPNSSSWYFYSPSSSPCTFHQHLSPTPLTNTSPKPFTNTSPLPTPLTNTSPPPTPLTNTSPLPTPLTNTSPKPFTNTSPLPSPLLSQNLSPTPHLPQHLSPTPLLSAIPLTISPLPTLLTNTSPPPAPLTSSFLSPAL, from the exons ATGCACGACAACACCTACACTAAAACCCAAGAACGGTTCAGTAATCCTATCAGACATGCAAGTTATTCACACTCCATGCTGTCATCCCGCATGCGTGAGTTGTGCATTCGCCGCACCAGGTGTCTTTCCTCTCCCAACAGCTCTCGGTGGTATTTTTACTCTCCCAACAGCTCTTCTTGGTATTTTTACTCTCCCAGCAGCTCTCCTTG CACCTTTCACCAACACCTCTCACCAACACCTCTCACCAACACCTCACCAAAACCTTTCACCAACACCTCACCTCTCCCAACACCTCTCACCAACACCTCACCTCCCCCAACACCTCTCACCaacacctctcctctcccaacaCCTCTCACCAACACGTCACCAAAACCTTTCACCaacacctctcctctcccatcacctctcctctcccagaACCTCTCACCAACACCTCACCTCCCCCAACACCTCTCACCAACACCTCTCCTCTCAGCAATACCTCTCACCATCTCACCTCTCCCAACACTTCTCACCAACACCTCACCTCCCCCAGCACCTCTCACCAGCagcttcctctctcccgctctttaa